The Thermotoga caldifontis AZM44c09 genomic interval GTTCGTCGCCCTGGTGTACGATTGTACTCCGTCCGACTTGAAGAAAATTGCGGAGAGGATCATCAGAGGCATCGAGGAACCGATCGAAATCGATGGAAAGACCTTCAAGATCTCGGCGGAGATCGGGGTGTCCGTCTATCCCACAGATGGCGAGAGTTTGGACGAACTGATCCGCCTCGCCGACGTTTCCATGTATGAAGCGAAGAGGAGAGGTGTCAAGGTCGTGTTCTACGAGGAACTGAAGAGGGAGACCAGCTGATGCGAGAATACAGATTGCATTTTTCGCGAGCCGAACCTCACGAAGCACAGGAATTCGCCGAACTGACGCTCATGAGCGGGGAAAGCTTCCTCGAAGCACTGTTTGGCCCGAAGGTGAAAGACGTCCTCAAAACGCTGTACGTGGAAACTTCGAATCTCTTCAGCCATGAGTGCTGTGTTTTTGCCAGATTGGAACGAAAGGTCGTCGGAATGATGCTCGGTTACGATCGTTCGTACGCGGTGAAGAACAGATTGAGAACTGGCAGATTGCTCCTCGAACAGCTCGGATTGTTGAAGTTGTTTCGCCTCATCAAGCTTGACAGGGCGCTTGGAAGACACGAAGAGGGAGAATTCTACCTCAGCAACTTCGCAGTCTACCCGCAGTACAGAGGCAAAGGTTTCGGGAAAGAGATGCTCGAGTATTGTTTCGATTGGGCCAAAAAATTGGGCTGTTCGACTGTGCGTCTTGACGTTGAAAAGAACAACGAGATCGCGATGAGACTGTATTCGAAGATGGGTTTCGAAGTCGAAAGAGAGTCGAAGATCAGGCTCGCGAATCGAACGTTCGAATTCGTCAGGATGTGCAGAACGATTTGAAAAGGTGGATGCTCTGAACCGTTAACCTGGTGAGCCACGATCTGTATTTTCACGTGAAACGAACCCGACACACCATCGTCTTCATGCCGTGCAGAATGAACGAGTAAGATCAAACGGTTTTTCAACGCGTGAAATGGAAGTGTATTTCGATGCCGTCATATCGACGAATCAGTGATGTTCAAACCTTTTCCCACGGTTCGATGGGACCTTCGACGATGTAAAAAACAGGATTCACGCGTATCTCGTCTGGAATCTCTGCACACACGTTTTTGTATCGCTCAGGGTCTCTGAGACTCAATTTCCTACACAGATGGTGAAATTCGTATTCAACCTGGCCGGTGGTGACGGGAATCATCCTCGTCAGGACGATGCTCGCATCGATCCTGGAAGTATCGAAGCTGTAGCCTCTCTTTCTGGCCTCTTCGAACACGAAATAGAGAAAGGAATTTATCGCTATTAGCGGTTCGCTGCAGTTTTTGAACCTGACAAGCTGTGGATGGTTCCTGTAACCCTTCGTTTTTCCCTCAAGCACCTTCTTCGCGAGCAATCCTTCCCGCCACACTGCGAGCAAACCTTTCACATCCAGATATTCAGGAGATATCGACCACAGCCTCACGAAAACCACCATCGATATTATAGAGTGAAGCGTTTAGATCTTAAACGTGACTAAGTTCTGGGACGCGCTCTGAAACTGGAAAAATTTCACTCTAAAATCAGGAAACCCTTTCTGATCTCACTTTTCGAAATTTTCCCCTCCCCCTCGGTCCGTATCTTACTTATGGGAGACGTCTTCCGAAGTTTTCACAGAGAGAAAGGTCCGTCGTAAGCGGGATAGGTCTAATCCTTCAGGATCCTGCCACGCTCTTCTGGTTCACTTTCAACGCTTCTGTGAATCACAGGTTCATCTATTAAGGAAGAATAATTCAGTTCGAACCTCTGAGCGATTGAGAAACTCTGCTGAAAAATAATCTGTTGCCCGTTCGAAGCTGGCCAACACAAGAATCCTTTCTCGAAGAATTTCATTAGGTCCATGCAACGTTTCGAAGTTCACAAGATCGATGAGACGGTACGAGCGAACAGTGAAAATCGAATCTGTGAAATGAATAGAATGAACATGGCAGAGAACATAGCAGAAGAACGGAGCCACAGAGCGGTTCGAACGAAGTGAACACAAAAAATCGAGAACGAATAAAGGAAAAAGCACGGAGATCAAAAAGAAAAAATCTGCCCGCACACGCGGGCTTTTTGTTTTTGTTCTTCACGCAGCACAGTAATCGTTCTTTAAAGGTTGGTTACTGACACTTGACTGAGATAGTCTCCAAGTTATATAATCAAAATGGAGAATATCTCCGGGAGGCATCGTCTTGAGACAGCTAAAGAGAGGAATAATCATAAGCTGTCAGCTGGAACCAGGTGATCCTATAGAAGATGTCTCATTCATTGTCAACATGGCCAAAGCGGCAGAATGGGCTGGGGCTGTTGCCATACGCACCAATGGGCCAGAGCACGTTAAAGCCGTGAAGGATTCCGTTTCTCTTCCGGTTATAGGTCTCGTCAAGGATAGAAACTACGTGACCTTCATTACTCCAACTTTTGAGCACGCAAAAAGTGTGATTGATGCTGGTGCCGATTTTGTAGCCATAGATTGCACAAGAAGGGAAAGGCCTGTGAGTCTGGCGAAATTTTTTGACCTCATGCGAAATCAATTTCCAGATGTTGCTATCATTGCGGATATAGCGGACGAGAAAGACGCGGAGCAGGTGTTTCCACTCAAACCAGATTATTTCGCTACGACACTCTGTGGCTACACAGACTACACATCCGATGTACTTCTACCGAACATCGCACTGGTTGGAAGGTTGGCGGCAAGGTTCGATATTCCAGTGATAGCTGAGGGAGGTTATTCCACACTCGAGCAGATAGATCTGGCGTTCCAGCTCGGTGCGCACGCTGTGGTCATAGGAACAGCCATCACCAGGCCTTGGCTTGTAATCAAGATGTTTGTGGATAAGGCGAAAACCATCATAAAGGGGAGGGATGAGGAATGAAGAGGTTTCTGGTGGCACTGGCATTGTTCTCAGCGCTCTTAGTTTTCGCAGCTACGAAAGTTTCCATGGTTTACTGGCCTGGTCCTGAAAGCGAAGCGATGCAGAAGGTTGTAGATTACTGGAACTCAACCACTGGAAAAAAACTAGGGATCGAGGTTGAGATTATCAATTTCAGTAGGGAGGGTTTCTGGGAGAAACAAGAAACCCTTCTGAATGCCCGATCATCTGCTGTAGACATCGTTTTCGTGGCGACCTACATAATCGGAAGACTCGCGCCCCATCTGGTCCCATTGGAAGGATTCAGCTTGGACCCGCAAGTTTTCATAGCTTCAGCCCTTGAAAGTATGTCTTTCGAAGGATTTCTGTACGGTCTACCTTTGGATGTCAGTAATCATTTCCTGTACTATCGAAAAGATCTTCTCGACAAACTCCTGACGGATACCTCCTGGAAGGCGAAGTACGAAGAGCTGAGTGAAAAATATCTTGGTGTAAGAATGTCGCCGAAGAAACCGGAAGAATGGAATTGGGATGATTACAAAGCAATGGCAATATTCTTCACAAAGAAATACAACCCGGAGTCACCTACAGAGTACGGGAATGTATTGCAGATGAAGAATCTCGTCTACAACATAATGATCTGGAACGATACGCTTTGGTCTATGGGTGGAACATGGTTCGATGAAAATGGAAACTTCAAAATCAACACTGAGCCGGCTAAGAAAGCGGCGGCACTTTACAAGGAATTGTTAGATCTTGGTACAGTTCCTCCAGGCGTCATGACATATGAATTTGGAGAAGCCAACGAAGCTTTTAAAACGGGGAAGGCTTTCATGATGATCCAATGGTCGGCGGCATACCATATCCTCACAGATAAGAAGGAATCACCTCTGGTGTTCGACAAAGTTGCGATTGGACCTATACCGGGCCCAAAACCTTCAACACATGTGCATTGCCTCGGTGTTGCACTCAGCAAATACAGTAAGAAAAAGGACGCAGCCTTAAAATTCCTATCGTTCTTGGCAAGTGAGGAAGCAATGAAGATGTACGCTGAGAATGGTGGAATACCTCCTGTTGAGCCTGTGCTACGGTCCCTCGGTGACAAGAGACCTGAATTTCCAGCAATCGCTGAGCACGTGAAAAAATACGGGTATGTGGAGAGTACTTCTGGTGAAACCATGGCGATTCTCGAAATCTTGTCCAACAAGTTAACTGCTTATTGGGCTGGACAACTCGAGCTTGAAAAGGCTCTTGAGGAGGCACAACGTGAGTGTGAAACTCTTTTGAGGAAGTGACGCCAGCTTTTCGGGCGAAACCCCGCGTGCGCCGCGGGGTTTCTTTGTATAAAACCGGGTGAGGTGGTGACGTATAGTTACGATGACTCGAAGGTTAGTGGGCTATTTATTCTTGCTCCCCCTCCTGGTGAGTGTCGTTGGCTTGACAGTTTATCTGGTTGTCTCCGCGATAAACATAAGTTTGAAGGAGGTCTACTTCGGTTTTTTAGAGAGCTCACCTTTCGTGGGATTCAAAAACTATGTTCAGGTGTTTCGATCTCCAGCTTTCTGGAATGCAATGCGATTCAGCTTGTTTTTTGGTTCGATCACAACTGTTCTTGAGCTATTTTTAGGCTTTTTGCTAGCCTATTTCTATTACAGCAAATTTCGTGGACTAAGATTGCCATTCACTCTCTTAATAACACCGATCCTTATGGCGCCTTCACTATTTGGTTTGATGAACAGGATACTATTGAACAATTTCATAGGGCTTATTCCTGGCTATATAAAGTTTTTCTTTGGTTTAGACCTAGACTTATTCGCTCCCAAGAATGTGTTCTGGACTCTTGTATTCGTTGATGCCCTTCAGTGGACTCCTTTCACTTTTCTCGTCATATACGCAGCCCTGATATCAATACCACCTCAATTAATCGAAGCAGCTAATATAGATGGTGCGAAACGTTTACACATAATCAACTACATTGTTATTCCATACGTAACTCCCGCACTCATTGTAAGTGGATTTCTGAGGTTCCTTGAGTCTTTCAGAGTATTCGACACAGTTTATGTTCTAACTGGCGGTGGTCCAGGTTCCTTGACAACCAGCATAAGTATCTACATCTACAGAGTTGGTTTCACGATGGGAAATCAGGGTCTTGCTAGCGCCGTTGGAATGACTTTGTTCGCATTCATGATGATACCAGCTTTCATTTTCAGCAAGCTAATGAAAAGAAGGTGGTAAAAATGACACACAGAAGAGTCGTGGACTGGGTAATTCTGATTATCATCCTGCTAATCTTCAATCTTCCTTTTGTAAATGTCGTTATGACATCACTCAAATCTAACGCGGTGATTTCTAAATCGCCACCTCCTATCCTTTTTAAGCCCACTATCGTTCATTACCGAGACATATTCACGAGTCCGACATTCTTGTTCTCAAAGTTCCTACTGAACAGTTTGATCATTGCTTTAGTTTCTGCAACATTAACAATCCTCATATGTCTGCCAGCAGCGTACTCGATCGTAAAAATCGGCATAGGTTCGAAAGTTCTGTTTTCATTCGTGACCAACCTTCGAGCCATCCCCTTGATAGTATTCGCATCCTCTGTCTACGTTCTTTTTAAACGGTTGAACCTTGTAGACACTAGAACGGGGATCATTATAATCCACATGCTGGTCAACGTTCCAATAGCACTAAGCCTTCTCAGCAGTTTCATGCAGGATGTACCAAAGGAAATAGAGGAATCAGCACGCTTAGATGGGGCGAGTGAACTACAGGTATTGTTTAGAATAGTCACACCTATGATATCTTCATCTGTTGCGGCCGTTTTTATACTGAGCTTCATATATTCTTGGAACGAATTTCTCTTCGCGTTGATCCTGAGTATAAAGAAGGCTACTACCCTCACCGTGGGAGCGAGTTTGTTCGTAACAGCTTGGGGTGTGCAGTGGGGAAGGATAGCTGCAGCAACAACATTGGCAGTAATACCACCCTTCGTTTTTGCTTTTTATGTCCAAAAATACTTGGTGGAAGCGTTCAGTGGGGGTCTGAAAGAATGATCATTGCGGCTGTGGATATGGGTGGGACATCAATCAAGGGTGCTCTGATTCGGGATGATAGAATGGGCGAAATGATCGTTAAACTAGTCTGCAGAAAAAATCCTTTAAAGTCCCTGATCGAATTCATCGATGAGTTAGTTTTTCAGGTCCATGATAATAGTTGTATTATTGACGCTATAGCTATAGCCAGCGCAGGAAGGATAGATTCAGAACGTGGAGTTGTACTGTACGCTTCGCCAAACATTCCAAACTGGACAGGCACTCCCTTAGCTAAGATTTTATCGGAGCGCTACAAGACGCCATGTTTTGTGCTCAACGACGCGAGAGCAGCTGCGCTCGGTGAGGCCAGGATCCGGAACGTCGACAACTTAGTGATGCTGACCATTGGTACAGGGTTAGGTGGAGGGATTATAGTAAACGGGAAATTGATTCATGGCGTGCACTATGAGGCTGGTGAAATAGGACACACGATTCTTAAACCGAACGGCAGAAGCTGTAACTGTGGCAAGAGAGGTTGTGCGGAACAGTATATATCCATGAGAGTACTACACAGGTACAGTGGTATAAAGGATAGAAGGCAGCTGCTGGAGATGTTCCAGAAGCAGGAAGAGAGAGTCATCAGGGCCGTCGAACGTATGTGTGAAGATCTGGCTGTGCTGGTTGATAAGCTCTTCTTGACGCTTGATCCAAGCCTCGTAGTCATTGGAGGGGGATTCTCTGAGCTTGGGCCGTATGCACTTGAGATACTCAGAAAAAAGGCGGAACCGTACGCGAGTAGATCCCTGTACAACACGTCACAAATAGAACTTTCAATGCTCAAGAACGAAGCGGGTATGATCGGTGCGGCAATTTATGCACAGGAGAAACTCTCCGGGGTGGTGAATTGTGATTGAAAATGTTGAAGCGCTCATAAGAGCCAATCATCACCGCTTCACCAAGAAAGAAACGGCACTTGCCAGGTACATTTTAGAGAACCCCGAAAAGGTTGTCTACATGACGATCACCGAGCTGACAGATGAGTTGAAATTGGGTCAGGGTACAATCATTAGGTTCTGCCAGAAGATAGGTTTTCCCGGTTTTCATGCGTTCAAGATTGCTTTGGCCAAGACCTTGGGCCAACAGGCTCATGAAGAAGTGAAGATGGAGAGCCTGATTCTCGAAGTAAAGCAGAGTCACATTCAAGCGATAGAGGAAACCTCGAAGCTCTTGGCTGCGAATGAAAACGTCGTGCGTTCCTGCGCGGAGAAAATAGCCACGTGCAGGAGATTGTATCTGCTCGGTGTTGGAGCATCGGGTGTGACGGCTCTGGACGCACTCTACAAGTTCATGCGAATTGGTGTTGATGTGAGATATACAAACGATCCTCACATGCTGGCAATGCTCTTGGCTGATTGCAACGAAAAAGACTGTGTACTCGCTTTCTCTCAAAGTGGTTCAACTGCCCTGGTTGTGGACCTGGCGGCTCTGGCGAAAAAAAACGGCGCCTGCGTTGTAGCGGTGACTGGTTACAGTAAGTCACCCTTGACGAAGTTTTCTGATTTCGTTTTACTGACCTCCATAAGAGAAAGTCCCTTCCAGAGTGGAGCGATACGGTCCAAAATAGCTCAGCTACACGTGCTTGAGGTGCTCTTTGAATACACGAAATCACTGCTCGGTTTAAAGGCGAACGAGGCAATAAAGAAAACCGCAAGCGCGGTGGAGAAATGGATATATTGATCCCCATTCATCAACAAGTTGGAACGTGAGAACCTAAAAACATCGAGTCCACTCAGATCAATCCTTCCTGCGCCCTCTTTAGAAGTACAGTCATGACATTCTTGATGTGTTCTTCCACGGCTTTTTCCGCCTTGGGGATGTCTCTCGCCTTTATGGCTTCGAAGATGGTTCTGTGTTCGGTACGTGACTGCCCCATCCTGCCCGGGTACGAAAGCGAAAGAATTCTCACTCTGTGAAGCTTCGCACTCAAAGATTCCATGATCTTGAGGAGTTCCTGGTTCCCTGAACCCTGCAGGATTTTTCTGTGAAACTGCGAATTGAGCGCTGTCAAACTTTCCAGATCGGAAGCTTCCACGGATCTGTCCATCCGCTCGATGATCGCTGCAAGATCGTTTATATCCCGCTCTGAGGCCTTTTCGATGAACAGCTTCACGGCCAGTTTTTCAAGGTACATCCTCAGATACAGTAGATCTTCTATTTCCTTAGCTTCCCATTTCTTCACCGTGAACCCTTTCCTCGGCTCGATTGAGACCAATCCTTCGGCTGCGAGGTGGTGCAGTGCTTCCCTGACTGGTGTGACACTGACACCGAGTTCTTTCGCCAGTGCATCGATCACGATCCTTTGACCGGGTGCGAATCGTCCCTTCATTATGAATTCTTTGATTTTACTGAGAACTTCTTCCTTCAAAGAAGCACGTTTTATGGCTTCCACCAAGAATCCCCCGCTCTGTCGTCAATTATATCGCGTGGCGTTTCTTCCTCATCGCTGCCGAGATGACAGGATAAACGAGCGACAAAACTGCCAGAATCAGCAGAGTCACCGATATGCCGGATTTGAAGAAGATGGAAAAATCTCCTCCAGAGATCATCAAAGATTGTCTGAAGGATTGCTCAAACTTTCTGCCCACGACACTGGCGAGTATCATGGGAGCAGTTGGAATTTCAAGCTTTCTCATTGCATAACCGAGAACACCGAACAGAATCAGCAGATAGAAATCCACGACGCTCAGGTTGATGGCGTAAACTCCTATGAAACACAGAGCCGTTATCAGAGGATAGAGTATCTTCGGCGGAACTGCCAGGATTCTCACAAGCAAACCAGCGAGTGGAAGGTTCATAATGGCGGCCACGAAGTTACCAACGAACAAACTCGCGACCACACCCCAACCGATCTCTGGATGGAACTCGAACAGGAGCGGCCCAGGTTGAAGACCGTAGATCATCAAAGCTCCAAGCATGATCGCAGCGGTTCCAGAACCTGGAATACCCAGCGTGAGTGTGGGAAGTATCGCACCGATGGAACAAGCGTTGTTCGCTGCTTCCGGTGCGGCCAGACCTTCTATTGCTCCTTTACCGAACCTTTCAGGTTCTTTCGAAAGCCTTTTTTCAACGTTGTACGACATGAGGGCCGCTATGGTACCACCAGCACCTGGCAGGATACCTATCAAGAAACCTATGGGTGTTGCCCTGAGCATCGGTACCAAGCTGCGTTTCCACTGCTCTTTGGTGATCCAGATTTTGCCGAACTTTTTCTTTATCGGCTGCAACATCTCTCCGCGGCCAATTTTTTCCAGATTTTTGAAAACTTCACCCAGACCGTAGATACCTATGATCACCACGACAAAATCTATCCCACCCTGCAGTTCAAGGTTGCCAAAGGTGAACCTGGAAACCCCAGATTGGGGGTCGAGTCCAACCATCGAGATCATCAAGCCGAGGGCCATGGAAAGAAGGCCTTTCAGAACCTTTCCTTCGGACATGGAAGCCGTTGCCGTGAGAGCGAGGACCATCAAGGCGAAGTACTCCGGTGGTCCGAACATGAGTGCGATCTTTGCGAGTGGCAGAGCCAATAAGACGAAAGCGATTGAAGATATCAAACCGCCTATGAAAGACGCTATCGCTGATATCGCCAGTGCTGCTTCTGCCTCTCCCTTCAGAGTCATCGGGTAACCATCGAAGCACGACGCCACAGCCGAACCATCACCTGGGATGTTCAGCAAAATCGAACTCCTTGAGCCCCCGAACATCGCACCATAGAAGATCGCACACATTGTTATCAAAGCAGTCTCTGGTTTCATGACGAATGTTAACGGCAAAAGTAAGGCTATGCCCGTGGCCGGTCCGAGACCCGGGAGCATACCGATGATGGTGCCCAAGAAGCATCCAAGTGTCAGCCAGAAAAAGTTGGATGGCAGGAAAACAACTTTGAATCCGTACATCAAATACTCCAACGTAGCCATGTGCAATCACCCCTACGGGAGGTTTATCAGGAAGACTTTCTCGAACAGATACCAGACCCCAACGGTGTAGATTATGGAAATGCTAAGGCTCATCAACCATTTTCTGGGTCCGTTCAGTAGAATCAAAAGGGCACTCAAGAAAATAAAAGAGGAAAGTAAAAATCCAAGCCTGTTGAACATCAACGCATAGGCCACACAAAGCGCGAGGGTCGCTAAAATTTGGTATGCACTTTTTCCGAGTTTTAAGGGTGCGTGTTCTTCATGACGCACTTTCAGACTCTGTAAAAGCATCAAGAAACCTATTATCGTCACGAGTAATCCAAGTCCGAGTGGAAAATAAACAGGTCCGAGAGGATTTCCAACAGGAGCTCTGGGCAAATTCCAGGCGGCGATCGTGTAAATAACTCCAAAAGCAAGCACCACGGCAGACAGGTATTTATCTTTCATGGAAAATCCCTCCAGAAACCCGCGGGGCAGTTACCCCGCGGGAATACTCATTCACCCTTGTACAGAGCGAGCTCTTTTAGCACCGCTTTGTATTCTTCGTTGACCTTCTCCAGATAGTTCAGGAACTCTTTGCCGGGCATGAACGCCTTGGTCCAGTTGTACTTTGCCACGTACCTTTCCCATTCCATCGTTTGTACCATCTTTGACAGTGTGTTTATCCAGTACTCCACTGCGTAGTCTGGCATCTCCGGTGGCCCGAACAAACCGCGCCAGTTCACAAATTCTGCGTCGATGCCTTCTTCCTTCAAGGTCGGTACGTTCGCGAGGATTCCAGAAACTCTTTGAGGGGCCGTGATGGCGAGAACCTTTATGGTACCCGTCTGGAATGCCGTTGTAACCTCGGCGAGACCGGTTGAAAGCACGTCGATGTGTCCTCCGAGCAGGGCGGCAAGGTGCTCACCCTCCTGGAACGACACGTAGGTTATGTCCTTGAGGTTCTGAACCCCGGCAGCCTTTGCGGCGATCAGGAACTGAATGTGATCCATAGAACCGAAGGCAGATATGCCACCCACCTTGACACTCTTTGGGTCCTTCTTCAGAGCTTCCATCACTTCGGTGATGCTGTTGAACTTGGACTTCTTCGAGACCGCGAAGGCACCGTAGTCGTGTATGAGCATCACCAGTGGAGTTAGATCTCTGAAAGAGTACTGCGTCTGGCCGGTCAAGTTGATCAGCAACAACGGAGGCGAGAAGACAATAATTGTGTAAGGATCACCTTTCTTGGTCTGCATGTGCGCCAGGCCCACTCCTCCGCCACCACCGGGCATGTTTGTGACAACGATCGGTTGAGTGACAAGACCTGTTTCCTTCAGAACCTGTGCTACGACCCTTATCGTCGTGTCCCATCCGCCTCCAGGTCCACCGGGCGCTATGAAGTTGAGAGGTCTGTCTGGATAAGCTGCGAAGAGTGACACGGCCAGGGCAGATAGAACGACCATCGTGAGAAGTTTCGCCTTCATTGGCCCACCTCCTTGAAGGTTTCTATCAGGTATGATATCATATAGGATGTCATATATTACATCATGTATTATACAGATTAAAGAACGCGGAGGTCAAGTTACAAGATTCATCTCGATTTTAAGGAGGGGAAGTCGAATGGCCGAGTGGAGAGCACGGGAAAGAGCACGTAAGTTGCGAGAATATCTCAACCGTGAGGGAAAGCTGACTCTGAGGGTTTGCGCTTACGACGCACTTTCAGCGCGTTTGATAGAGCTTTCGGGTTTCGAAGTGGTTGGAACGACAGGCTATGGTATATCCGCTTCGCTGATTGGCCAACCAGACATAGGGCTGGTGGGATACGCTGAAATGCTTGAAAGGGTCAGAACGATCGTCAACGCGACAGATCTTCCAGTCGATGCCGACATAGACACTGGCTACGGTAACGCGCTCAACGTTTACTGGACTGTGAAAAATTTCGCCAGGATAGGCGTTGCGGGTGTCAGGCTCGAGGATCAGGTCTGGCCGAAAAGATGTGGGCATATGGAAGGTAAAAGCATAGTATCTCTGGAGGAAATGGTCAGCAAAATAAAAGCGGCTGTGGATGCAAGAAACGAAGAAAATCCAGACCTCGTCATAGGAGCGAGAACCGACGCGAGGTCTGTCGCAGGTTTTGAAGAAGTTCTGCGTCGTGCGAAAGCTTATGCAGAGGCAGGTGCAGATTACATCTACGTGGAAGCACCACAATCCATCGAAGAAGTCAGAACACTGGTTCGCGAAGTTCCTAAACCCATATCTTTCAACATCATACCCGGTGGTAAGACCCCCCTATTTGACTTCGGCGAACTCGTCAAGGTCGGTGTGAGATACCTGTCCATACCGATGGTGTGTCTGTATCCAGCCACCAAAGCCATGATTGAAGCTCTGAAAGCGTTGAAAGAGGGAAACTTTCAGAAAGTCGTTGATCTGGGTGTCAGCTGGTCGGAATTCAACGAGATCGTTGGGTACAAAAGATGGAGAGAGCTGGAATCGAAGTACTCACATTGAAAAAGTCCGAACCATGCAGGGAGCTACGCTCCCTGTTTTTTACTTGTAGCCGACGTGGTGCCGATTTCCTGGACCATGTCAGATCGATTCGTACCCGTTTCACCGAGTAGGTGAGGATCAAAGAACGTTTGCACGTTCAAAATCCACTGAATGGTGAATCTGGCAAGGATACAGTACAAATTTGGCGGATGAATGGTTTCTCTCGACCACATAAAGAAGCCATTTCTTGAGACATGTGAAAGATCTCGGAACGAGCTTCCAGTATGGGGAAATGAAAACCTGGTGGAGAAGAATTCCGGCGCGATTTCGAGATACAGACAAAGACAACGAACATCATTTACACTCGGCATCTTCCACCTGTATCTTTCTGTGACTGTCTTTAGAGTCTTCCGTTGCGTGTCTGATCCCTTCCGGCGTAGTAAAAAAAGCTTCCTGGCAGTGGTTCACAGCGAAATCAATGAGTTTAACAAGTTACAACAACCGTGCGTGCATTCGTCTCCGATCGCCGTTTTTATAAACAAGGCCTGCGGGGCTCTTCTATCAGGAAACGGAATGTACTAAAACCTTCATTGCTCTCAAACCGATGAAGGGGTAAGAGTCACGAAAAGATTTGACTTGTTGACACTTTCAGGCCTGCTCATCTATAATCTTCACAAATACAGCCATGGGGGTGATGTGATGCGGAAGTTCCTGGTTGCCGTCCTGATTCTGGCCCTCGCAACGCTGTTCCTCGCTCAGATCAGTCTTCAGGAAGCAGCACCCGTGATCCAGAAGCTCGGCATTCTCAAAATTATCGACGATGCCCCGCTCACGTGGGACGAGTTCCACGACGCAGTGGCGAAGGCTTTCCCGGGTAAGGAAAACCTGGTCAAGTCAGGGTCTGAGCCTGTGCTCAGAAAAGATTTCATCGTGACGCTGGTCAAGGTGCTGGGCCTCGAAGGGGAAGCGGCGAAGTTCAAGGAAATCTGTACGCTCGCCAACGATGAGGACAAAGTTCCACCCGAAGCCGTCGGTGCATTCACGCTTGCCTTCAGGAGCGACAGGCAACTTTTGGATTATCGTTATGGGCATCTCCTTGAACCTTTCTCACCCATCACCAGGGCTGAGGCGGCAAGATCGTTCTATCAGGCGCTGTATCCTCCAAAACGTGGTGGAACGATCGTTACGGCAACCATTGCGAATCCGAAAGGGTTCAACACTCTGTTCACTTCCTCAGGATTGACGTGGACGCTCTGCAACATCATGGGAGATGGGT includes:
- a CDS encoding GNAT family N-acetyltransferase, producing the protein MREYRLHFSRAEPHEAQEFAELTLMSGESFLEALFGPKVKDVLKTLYVETSNLFSHECCVFARLERKVVGMMLGYDRSYAVKNRLRTGRLLLEQLGLLKLFRLIKLDRALGRHEEGEFYLSNFAVYPQYRGKGFGKEMLEYCFDWAKKLGCSTVRLDVEKNNEIAMRLYSKMGFEVERESKIRLANRTFEFVRMCRTI
- a CDS encoding pyrimidine dimer DNA glycosylase/endonuclease V; protein product: MRLWSISPEYLDVKGLLAVWREGLLAKKVLEGKTKGYRNHPQLVRFKNCSEPLIAINSFLYFVFEEARKRGYSFDTSRIDASIVLTRMIPVTTGQVEYEFHHLCRKLSLRDPERYKNVCAEIPDEIRVNPVFYIVEGPIEPWEKV
- a CDS encoding N-acetylmannosamine-6-phosphate 2-epimerase; the encoded protein is MRQLKRGIIISCQLEPGDPIEDVSFIVNMAKAAEWAGAVAIRTNGPEHVKAVKDSVSLPVIGLVKDRNYVTFITPTFEHAKSVIDAGADFVAIDCTRRERPVSLAKFFDLMRNQFPDVAIIADIADEKDAEQVFPLKPDYFATTLCGYTDYTSDVLLPNIALVGRLAARFDIPVIAEGGYSTLEQIDLAFQLGAHAVVIGTAITRPWLVIKMFVDKAKTIIKGRDEE
- a CDS encoding ABC transporter substrate-binding protein; the encoded protein is MKRFLVALALFSALLVFAATKVSMVYWPGPESEAMQKVVDYWNSTTGKKLGIEVEIINFSREGFWEKQETLLNARSSAVDIVFVATYIIGRLAPHLVPLEGFSLDPQVFIASALESMSFEGFLYGLPLDVSNHFLYYRKDLLDKLLTDTSWKAKYEELSEKYLGVRMSPKKPEEWNWDDYKAMAIFFTKKYNPESPTEYGNVLQMKNLVYNIMIWNDTLWSMGGTWFDENGNFKINTEPAKKAAALYKELLDLGTVPPGVMTYEFGEANEAFKTGKAFMMIQWSAAYHILTDKKESPLVFDKVAIGPIPGPKPSTHVHCLGVALSKYSKKKDAALKFLSFLASEEAMKMYAENGGIPPVEPVLRSLGDKRPEFPAIAEHVKKYGYVESTSGETMAILEILSNKLTAYWAGQLELEKALEEAQRECETLLRK
- a CDS encoding carbohydrate ABC transporter permease: MTVYLVVSAINISLKEVYFGFLESSPFVGFKNYVQVFRSPAFWNAMRFSLFFGSITTVLELFLGFLLAYFYYSKFRGLRLPFTLLITPILMAPSLFGLMNRILLNNFIGLIPGYIKFFFGLDLDLFAPKNVFWTLVFVDALQWTPFTFLVIYAALISIPPQLIEAANIDGAKRLHIINYIVIPYVTPALIVSGFLRFLESFRVFDTVYVLTGGGPGSLTTSISIYIYRVGFTMGNQGLASAVGMTLFAFMMIPAFIFSKLMKRRW
- a CDS encoding carbohydrate ABC transporter permease — its product is MTHRRVVDWVILIIILLIFNLPFVNVVMTSLKSNAVISKSPPPILFKPTIVHYRDIFTSPTFLFSKFLLNSLIIALVSATLTILICLPAAYSIVKIGIGSKVLFSFVTNLRAIPLIVFASSVYVLFKRLNLVDTRTGIIIIHMLVNVPIALSLLSSFMQDVPKEIEESARLDGASELQVLFRIVTPMISSSVAAVFILSFIYSWNEFLFALILSIKKATTLTVGASLFVTAWGVQWGRIAAATTLAVIPPFVFAFYVQKYLVEAFSGGLKE
- a CDS encoding ROK family protein; the encoded protein is MIIAAVDMGGTSIKGALIRDDRMGEMIVKLVCRKNPLKSLIEFIDELVFQVHDNSCIIDAIAIASAGRIDSERGVVLYASPNIPNWTGTPLAKILSERYKTPCFVLNDARAAALGEARIRNVDNLVMLTIGTGLGGGIIVNGKLIHGVHYEAGEIGHTILKPNGRSCNCGKRGCAEQYISMRVLHRYSGIKDRRQLLEMFQKQEERVIRAVERMCEDLAVLVDKLFLTLDPSLVVIGGGFSELGPYALEILRKKAEPYASRSLYNTSQIELSMLKNEAGMIGAAIYAQEKLSGVVNCD